One part of the Chryseobacterium mulctrae genome encodes these proteins:
- a CDS encoding ZIP family metal transporter, producing the protein MIFILLILSVVAGVLLGKYFGQKEKFSKNLLILSAGFLITICLNEVFPQVYTSDIGNLGIFVIGGVLLQMILEALTKGFEHGHFHHHGESNILPMALMVGLFIHAFIEGIPLANETNPFSPYLLGILFHNLPISFILGAFLFNRTNSKISYPSILIVALFALASPFGMLLGNYFNPDWQPYFLAIVGGIFLHISSVIIFESNKNHNIDWSKIGLVILGVSLALMMHLFHDHSHVGHHH; encoded by the coding sequence ATGATTTTCATTCTTCTTATTTTAAGTGTTGTTGCCGGAGTTTTACTCGGTAAATATTTTGGACAAAAAGAAAAATTTTCCAAAAATCTATTGATCTTAAGTGCCGGATTTTTAATTACCATTTGTTTAAATGAAGTTTTCCCGCAGGTTTATACTTCAGACATTGGTAATCTTGGGATTTTCGTTATTGGCGGAGTTTTGCTGCAGATGATTCTTGAAGCTTTGACGAAGGGTTTCGAGCATGGGCATTTTCATCATCATGGAGAAAGCAATATTCTTCCGATGGCATTAATGGTCGGACTTTTTATTCATGCTTTTATTGAAGGAATTCCTTTGGCGAATGAAACGAACCCGTTTTCACCTTATCTGTTGGGAATTTTGTTTCATAACTTGCCTATTTCTTTTATTTTGGGAGCATTTTTATTTAACAGAACAAATTCAAAAATATCTTATCCTTCAATATTAATTGTTGCGTTATTTGCTTTAGCATCACCGTTTGGAATGCTTTTAGGAAACTATTTTAATCCAGATTGGCAACCTTATTTTTTAGCTATTGTAGGTGGAATCTTCCTGCATATCTCTTCTGTTATTATATTTGAAAGTAATAAAAACCACAATATTGATTGGTCTAAAATAGGATTGGTTATTTTGGGAGTTTCATTAGCTTTAATGATGCATTTATTTCATGATCATTCGCATGTAGGACATCATCATTAA
- a CDS encoding OmpP1/FadL family transporter, whose protein sequence is MLKKSLVLIGVTAAFYLQAQDISTIRNSIDVYSNTPMVGSSKFNAMVGSNGALGGDATSLLTNPAGLGVAIAGDFSATLSVTGNKNTSTLAGSSVNYNITKGNLGNASGVAAFQLMTETPWKFINLGASISTQSLENYVETGGNTNISIPKNLVDGSGNAVVGNLAYLGHAYNRYGTQTKFNLGVGANYNNSLYLGASINMHYADLEQYDSANFGLDLDNTIYSFDKQYTPFSEKSNGFSATLGVIGKITNQFRLGASIETPTWWNIDRIYSDYYTGSDGLIYYDDFTEDRSFRSPMKATLSGAFVPTKNFAINVDYTLGLTKPKYKVQGAAETELNSFFSDSYKNLSEVRVGAEYRIKAFRLRGGYSYASSPFDAMTISAYSNNGQAGDTNYSDLILGARNTIGAGIGYDFGKFYVDAAYQNISSKYKNPFLSGNESFGTGYYSGDFDVATPNSVVSDVKNIRNNFFLTVGWKF, encoded by the coding sequence ATGTTAAAAAAATCTCTAGTATTAATAGGTGTGACTGCAGCATTCTATTTGCAGGCTCAGGATATATCAACGATAAGAAATTCAATTGATGTTTATTCAAACACACCAATGGTTGGATCATCAAAGTTTAATGCAATGGTAGGGTCTAACGGAGCTTTGGGAGGTGATGCTACATCGCTTCTTACCAACCCGGCAGGTTTGGGTGTTGCAATTGCAGGTGATTTTTCCGCAACTTTATCCGTTACAGGTAATAAAAATACAAGCACTTTAGCAGGATCTTCAGTTAATTATAATATTACTAAAGGAAATCTTGGAAATGCAAGTGGTGTTGCAGCTTTTCAGTTGATGACAGAAACTCCTTGGAAGTTTATTAATTTGGGAGCAAGTATTTCTACACAGTCACTTGAAAACTATGTAGAAACTGGGGGAAATACCAATATTTCGATTCCCAAAAATCTTGTTGACGGTTCAGGAAATGCAGTGGTAGGTAATCTTGCTTATTTGGGGCATGCTTATAACAGATACGGAACTCAAACTAAATTTAATCTTGGGGTAGGTGCCAATTACAACAACTCTTTATATCTTGGTGCAAGTATTAATATGCATTATGCAGATTTAGAGCAATATGACAGTGCCAATTTTGGGTTAGATTTAGACAATACAATCTATTCATTTGATAAACAATACACTCCTTTTTCTGAAAAATCAAACGGTTTTTCTGCGACTTTAGGGGTAATTGGTAAGATTACTAATCAGTTTAGATTGGGAGCTTCAATTGAAACTCCAACATGGTGGAATATAGATAGAATCTACTCAGATTATTATACAGGATCTGACGGATTAATTTATTATGATGATTTTACTGAAGACAGATCTTTCAGATCACCTATGAAAGCTACTTTAAGTGGTGCTTTTGTTCCTACAAAGAATTTTGCAATTAACGTAGATTATACTTTGGGATTAACGAAACCTAAATATAAAGTTCAGGGTGCTGCAGAAACTGAATTGAATTCTTTCTTTAGCGATTCATACAAAAATTTATCAGAAGTAAGAGTTGGTGCAGAATATAGAATCAAAGCTTTCAGATTGAGAGGTGGTTATTCTTACGCTTCAAGCCCGTTTGACGCAATGACGATAAGTGCTTATTCTAATAATGGTCAAGCTGGAGATACTAATTACAGCGATTTGATTTTAGGAGCAAGAAACACAATTGGTGCAGGTATCGGATATGATTTCGGTAAATTCTATGTTGATGCAGCATATCAAAACATCAGTTCTAAATATAAAAATCCTTTCTTAAGCGGAAACGAAAGCTTCGGAACAGGATATTATTCAGGCGATTTTGATGTAGCTACGCCAAATTCAGTAGTTTCAGATGTTAAGAATATCAGAAATAATTTCTTCCTAACTGTTGGTTGGAAATTCTAA
- a CDS encoding class I SAM-dependent DNA methyltransferase, whose product MEWFESWFDTPYYHLLYSNRDYTEAENFITKLTSELELSQSAKIIDLACGKGRHSVFLNKLGYDVLGLDLSRQSIEHNKKFENQTLIFDVHDMRNPIDYDPVDAVFNLFTSFGYFDNEEDDKKVFQSVCNALKKDGYFVLDYLNEEFVRNSLVPETVISREGIDFKISKKIEDRHIIKNIRFEADGKSHHFFEKVKLHTLETIKNYAEESGFERVKIWGDYQLNDFNKDVSPRCINLFKKK is encoded by the coding sequence ATGGAATGGTTTGAATCTTGGTTTGATACCCCTTATTATCACTTATTATACAGCAACAGAGATTACACAGAAGCTGAAAATTTTATCACTAAGCTTACTTCAGAGTTAGAGCTTTCTCAATCGGCAAAAATCATTGATCTTGCTTGTGGAAAGGGAAGACACTCGGTTTTTCTTAATAAATTGGGTTACGATGTATTGGGATTAGATCTTTCCCGCCAAAGTATTGAACATAATAAAAAGTTTGAAAACCAAACGTTGATTTTTGATGTTCACGATATGCGAAATCCTATTGATTACGATCCTGTAGATGCGGTTTTTAATCTTTTTACAAGCTTCGGATATTTTGATAATGAAGAAGATGATAAAAAAGTTTTTCAATCGGTTTGCAATGCTTTGAAAAAAGATGGCTATTTTGTTTTGGATTATCTGAATGAAGAGTTCGTTAGAAATTCTTTAGTTCCGGAAACCGTTATCAGCAGAGAAGGAATTGATTTTAAAATTTCTAAAAAAATCGAAGACAGGCATATTATTAAAAATATAAGATTTGAAGCAGACGGAAAATCTCATCATTTTTTCGAAAAAGTAAAGCTTCATACTTTGGAAACCATTAAAAACTATGCTGAAGAAAGCGGTTTTGAAAGAGTTAAAATCTGGGGAGATTATCAATTGAATGATTTCAATAAAGATGTTTCGCCACGTTGTATCAATTTATTTAAGAAAAAATAA